In one Nicotiana tomentosiformis chromosome 6, ASM39032v3, whole genome shotgun sequence genomic region, the following are encoded:
- the LOC104098958 gene encoding 2-oxoisovalerate dehydrogenase subunit beta 1, mitochondrial-like, which yields MKMASSFRRIGKLASISSKNQSRGFSSTVDQTLKKSEGISPSKSVNLFTAINQALHIALDSDPRAYVFGEDVGFGGVFRCTTGLADRFGKQRVFNTPLCEQGIVGFAIGLAAMDNRAIAEIQFADYIFPAFDQIVNEAAKFRYRSGNQFNCGGLTIRAPYGAVGHGGHYHSQSPESFFCHVPGIKVVIPRSPHQAKGLLLSSIRDPNPVVFFEPKMLYRMAVEEVPEDDYMLPLSEAEVIREGSDITLVGWGAQLSTMEQACIEAAKEGISCELIDLKTLIPWDKETVEASVKKTGRLLVSHEAPVTGGFGAEISASIVERCFTRLEAPVARVCGLDTPFPLVFEPFYLPTKNKILDAIKSTVNY from the exons ATGAAAATGGCAAGCAGTTTCAGAAGAATTGGAAAATTGGCttcaatttcttccaaaaatcaaaGTAGGGGATTCTCGTCAACAGTTGATCAGACGCTTAAAAAAAGTGAAGGAATCAGTCCGAGCAAATCTGTCAACCTTTTTACTGCTATTAATCAAGCTCTTCACATCGCCTTAGACTCTGATCCTCG TGCTTATGTATTTGGAGAAGATGTTGGTTTCGGTGGTGTCTTTCGTTGCACTACTGGATTAGCTGACCGATTTGGAAAACAGAGAGTTTTTAACACTCCTTTATGTGAGCAG GGCATAGTTGGATTTGCTATTGGTCTGGCTGCAATG gaCAATCGAGCTATAGCAGAAATTCAATTTGCCGATTATATTTTTCCTGCTTTTGATCAG ATCGTCAATGAAGCTGCAAAATTCAGATATAGGAGCGGTAATCAGTTCAACTGCGGAG GCTTAACTATAAGAGCACCTTATGGAGCTGTTGGACATGGCGGGCATTACCACTCACAATCCCCCGAATCTTTCTTCTGCCATGTTCCTGGTATAAAG GTGGTCATCCCACGCAGTCCACATCAAGCAAAAGGATTGCTGTTGTCGTCCATACGTGACCCAAATCCTGTAGTCTTTTTTGAGCCAAAG ATGCTTTACCGGATGGCTGTTGAAGAAGTTCCTGAAGATGATTATATGTTGCCTCTCTCTGAGGCAGAG GTCATCAGGGAAGGTAGTGATATCACATTAGTTGGTTGGGGAGCTCAGCTATCTACTATGGAGCAGGCATGCATTGAAGCTGCAAAG GAAGGGATCTCATGCGAACTGATAGACCTTAAAACTTTAATACCATGGGACAAGGAAACAGTAGAGGCTTCCGTCAAAAAGACAGGAAGGCTTCTG GTTAGTCATGAAGCTCCTGTGACAGGTGGATTTGGTGCTGAAATTTCTGCATCTATAGTTGAACGTTGCTTTACAAGA TTAGAAGCTCCAGTGGCCAGAGTATGTGGGTTAGATACCCCTTTTCCTCTTGTCTTCGAACCCTTTTACTTGCCTACAAAGAACAAG ATACTGGACGCAATCAAATCTACTGTGAATTACTAA
- the LOC138894520 gene encoding uncharacterized protein, whose amino-acid sequence MGQISQALNSRPKGALPSDTVVNPKGENNTGHAMAITTRSGRGGNAPTSSQMQLVDDEQVVQRKEVSNNVMQSNDEVRNDIDDNVEETQEDSLSINVPLVESLEQMPGYAKFMKNLVTKKRSINFETIKVTHQVSAIVHSMAPKLEDPGALTIPCTIGSAEFAKSFCDLGGNINLMPFSIFKTLGIGQPRPTSMILQMADRTMKKPLGVIEDVLDCVDKFILLADFVIVGCEVDYEVPIILRRPFLATEKDLYDAEAIELTLWVGNENVISHMCKAMRQPNSNEVCSLVDLVTDIIVDDKNAIINIGDILEAVLLKFDVNEDGFMECVNSLKGMGSYNYAPRKLSLDLENRKTSPTKSSIEEPPTLELKPLPPHLRFYIGGATKEKEGYWVDIGGYSGDKSRILHDKINLEEGDKPSIEHQRRLNETMQEVVKKEIIK is encoded by the exons atggggcaaatctctcaagctcttaattctcgtcctaagggggcactaccaagtgacacggtggtgaatcCAAAGGGTGAGAACaatacgggacatgccatggccattactacaagaagtggaagaggtgggaatgcacccacctcaagtcaaatgcaacttgtggatgatgagcaagtggtacaaagAAAAGAGGTCTCGAACAATGTGatgcaatcaaatgatgaagttcggaatgatattgatgataatgtggaagagactcaggaggat agtctctcaatcaatgtgccattagttgaatctttggaacaaatgcccggttatgccaagtttatgaaGAATCTCGTGACGAAGAAGCGgtcaataaattttgaaactatcaaagtcactcatcaagtgagtgcaattgtgcattcaatggctcctaagttagaAGATCCTGGTGCTTtaacgattccttgtacaattggaagtgccgagtttgctaaatctttttgtgatcttggggggaatatcaatttgatgccctttTCGATTTttaagaccttgggaattgggcaaccaagacccacctctatgatattacaaatggccgatcgaACCATGAAAAAACCTTTGggggtgattgaagatgtcttggattgtgttgataaattcattcttctggcggattttgtcattgttggttgtgaagttgattatgaggtgccgattattcttagaagacctttccttgctacggaaAAGGATCTTTATGATGCTGAAGCCATAGAACTCACTTTATGGGTGGGAAATGAAAATGTGATATCCCATATGTGCAAGGCCATGcgacaaccaaatagcaacgaggtGTGTTCTTtggtggacttggtgaccgatattattgttgatgataaaAATGCCATAATCAATATTGGTGATAttttggaggccgtcttgctcaaatTTGATGTTAACgaggatggcttcatggaatgtgtaaaCTCTTTgaaaggaatggggtcgtacaattacGCACCCCGAaaactatctttggatcttgaaaataggaaaacttctCCTACAAAGTcttccattgaagagcctcctaccttggagttgaagccattgcctccacatcttcg attctacattggcggtgctacaaaagagaaagaaggctattgggtggacattggaggatattcgggggataagtcCCGCATTTTGCAtgataagatcaacttggaggaaggtgACAAACCATCTAtcgaacatcaaaggagactaaaTGAgactatgcaagaagttgtcaaaaaggagattatcaagtga